From a region of the Synechococcus sp. PCC 7502 genome:
- a CDS encoding DUF4087 domain-containing protein codes for MKTSQSPIKNFLFLSLVLLYPTGAAMAVETRCGWLDNPTPANWWITDSQATWIISVQGGFRAKGMDNIEEPKEFVKTNGSYGYSCACMDVVSNSKQKRILSIQSVEQLPLKNCQTDQSLLRRK; via the coding sequence ATGAAGACTTCCCAATCGCCAATTAAAAATTTTTTGTTTCTAAGTTTAGTTTTGCTTTATCCTACTGGTGCTGCTATGGCAGTGGAAACACGATGTGGTTGGTTGGATAATCCTACTCCCGCAAATTGGTGGATCACCGATAGTCAAGCTACATGGATAATCTCCGTTCAGGGTGGTTTTAGAGCCAAAGGAATGGACAATATTGAAGAACCTAAGGAATTTGTCAAAACCAATGGTAGCTATGGATATTCCTGTGCTTGTATGGATGTAGTATCCAATTCTAAGCAAAAAAGAATTCTCTCTATTCAAAGCGTTGAGCAATTACCCTTAAAAAATTGCCAAACTGATCAATCTTTGCTCCGTCGTAAATAG
- a CDS encoding 2Fe-2S iron-sulfur cluster-binding protein — protein MTQTFTAKLHHQGQIFTVNLPEDQTILEAATDQGIDLPCSCYTGVCTTCAAQLISGEVDQSQGMGVGGMGAELDAKGYVLLCVSYPKSDVEIVTEKESEVYELRFGRGSA, from the coding sequence ATGACTCAGACCTTTACCGCTAAACTTCATCACCAAGGTCAAATTTTTACAGTTAACCTACCCGAAGATCAAACCATCCTCGAAGCTGCCACCGATCAGGGCATAGATTTACCTTGCTCCTGTTACACGGGTGTATGTACCACCTGTGCCGCACAGTTAATCTCTGGAGAAGTTGATCAAAGTCAGGGTATGGGCGTTGGGGGCATGGGTGCCGAACTGGATGCCAAAGGCTACGTTTTACTTTGTGTGTCTTATCCTAAGTCAGATGTGGAAATAGTTACAGAAAAAGAGTCCGAAGTTTATGAATTAAGATTTGGTAGGGGGTCAGCCTAA
- the hisS gene encoding histidine--tRNA ligase, with translation MSKNDEKINFKPPSGFDIEFLPAEKRLEQFLIDTMRRVFEQYGFTPIETPAVERLEVLQAKGNQGDNIIYSINPIVAEDGDKDSDRRGLKFDQTVPLAAYIARHLNDLTFPFARYQMDMVFRGERAKKGRYRQFRQCDIDVVGRGKLSLLYDAQIPAIIAQIFDDIKIGKFLIRINNRKVLTGFFQAIAITPDQIRTCLKVVDMLDKIGEAKVKLELEKQGISATQAQEIIGFTQIKGDTDSILDQLAQTSQALGNPTDFEQGISELKTVIAGVIALGVAADKFCIDLAIARGLEYYTGTVYETTLIGYESLGSICSGGRYEELVGMFVGEKMPGVGISIGLTRLLRQLMDAKVLKPLAPSPAQVMVLNLQPELIDTYLQVSQTLRQAGINVFTGFESRPIGKQFQLADKLGIPLCVIIGEAEIANKTCGLKNLQTGTQIAIALDDLVTELLAEIAIKH, from the coding sequence ATGAGCAAAAATGACGAAAAAATAAACTTTAAGCCGCCCAGTGGTTTTGATATTGAATTTCTACCTGCGGAAAAACGCCTAGAGCAGTTTCTGATCGATACAATGCGCCGAGTGTTTGAACAGTATGGCTTTACCCCGATTGAGACTCCTGCTGTAGAAAGATTAGAGGTGTTGCAAGCCAAAGGGAATCAAGGTGACAATATTATCTATAGTATTAATCCAATTGTGGCTGAGGATGGGGATAAAGATAGCGATCGCCGAGGGTTAAAATTTGACCAGACCGTACCTTTAGCTGCTTATATTGCCCGTCATCTGAATGATTTGACCTTTCCTTTTGCTAGATACCAAATGGATATGGTATTTCGGGGTGAACGGGCTAAAAAAGGACGTTATCGGCAGTTTCGCCAGTGTGATATTGATGTCGTGGGAAGAGGGAAATTAAGTCTGCTCTACGATGCCCAAATTCCTGCCATTATTGCCCAGATTTTTGATGATATTAAGATCGGCAAGTTTTTAATTCGGATTAATAATCGTAAGGTTTTAACAGGATTTTTCCAAGCGATCGCCATTACTCCCGATCAAATTCGTACCTGTTTAAAGGTTGTGGATATGTTGGATAAAATTGGCGAAGCTAAAGTCAAACTAGAACTAGAAAAGCAAGGTATTTCCGCAACTCAAGCACAGGAAATTATTGGCTTTACTCAAATTAAGGGTGATACTGATTCCATTCTCGATCAACTGGCACAAACATCTCAGGCATTAGGCAATCCCACGGATTTTGAGCAGGGAATTTCTGAACTAAAAACTGTTATAGCAGGAGTAATTGCTTTAGGAGTTGCTGCGGATAAATTTTGTATTGATTTAGCGATCGCCCGTGGCTTGGAATATTACACAGGCACAGTTTATGAAACTACGCTGATTGGTTACGAAAGTTTAGGCAGTATTTGTTCGGGTGGTAGGTACGAAGAATTGGTGGGAATGTTTGTGGGTGAGAAGATGCCGGGTGTGGGAATTTCCATTGGTTTAACGAGGTTGCTACGACAATTAATGGATGCCAAAGTGCTTAAACCCCTTGCTCCTTCACCTGCTCAAGTTATGGTCTTAAATCTGCAACCAGAATTAATTGATACCTATCTGCAAGTATCCCAAACTTTGCGTCAAGCGGGAATTAATGTGTTCACAGGGTTTGAATCTCGTCCCATTGGTAAGCAATTTCAACTGGCTGATAAATTGGGGATTCCCCTCTGTGTAATTATTGGAGAGGCAGAGATTGCTAATAAAACCTGTGGTCTTAAAAATTTGCAAACAGGCACCCAAATAGCGATCGCTCTGGATGATTTAGTGACTGAACTACTGGCAGAAATTGCTATAAAGCATTAA
- a CDS encoding putative RNA methyltransferase, with protein MKVVTPNNLVCPIDGKELTPRNQSLICSKGHNFDIARQGYFNLLMVQHKASRDPGDTKEMVAARSRFLQTGCYEAIAQTIANLTEKHVSNLSDLNSITILDAGCGEGYYLNWLLTMAQKWKYPEVGILIGMDISKWAVQSAAKRNREITWIVGSNARPPFSPNSINLILCAFGFPSFDVFRRVLKPLGKIIMVDPAPNHLMELRQLIYPELKSKTSTVQTLPSKGFNGFNLVESYHLTYKAKVENSQAVQDLFLMTPHYFRSPPTAKTTIAALQELEFTVDVNFQVLAKA; from the coding sequence ATGAAAGTAGTAACTCCTAATAATCTTGTTTGTCCCATTGATGGTAAAGAACTAACTCCTCGTAACCAGAGTTTGATTTGCTCTAAAGGACATAATTTTGATATTGCCCGTCAAGGCTACTTTAATCTCCTCATGGTTCAACACAAGGCATCTCGTGACCCAGGAGATACTAAGGAAATGGTGGCTGCCCGTAGTCGATTTTTACAGACTGGCTGTTATGAGGCGATCGCTCAGACAATTGCTAACTTAACTGAAAAGCATGTATCTAATCTATCCGATCTCAATTCCATAACGATCCTAGATGCAGGCTGTGGCGAAGGTTATTATTTAAATTGGCTACTGACTATGGCGCAAAAGTGGAAATACCCCGAAGTTGGAATCTTAATTGGCATGGATATTTCTAAATGGGCAGTGCAATCGGCAGCAAAGCGAAATCGGGAAATTACATGGATAGTTGGCAGTAACGCACGTCCGCCATTTTCACCAAACTCAATTAACTTAATTCTGTGTGCCTTTGGCTTTCCCAGTTTTGACGTGTTTAGAAGGGTTTTGAAACCTCTAGGTAAGATCATTATGGTTGATCCTGCCCCCAATCATCTTATGGAGTTGCGTCAATTAATTTATCCTGAACTAAAATCTAAGACCTCAACTGTGCAAACTCTTCCGAGCAAGGGATTTAATGGATTTAATTTAGTGGAGAGTTACCATCTCACATATAAAGCAAAAGTCGAGAATTCCCAGGCAGTTCAAGATTTATTTTTAATGACTCCCCATTATTTCCGCAGTCCGCCCACAGCTAAAACTACCATTGCTGCTCTGCAAGAACTGGAATTCACAGTGGATGTTAATTTTCAGGTGTTGGCTAAAGCCTGA
- the nusB gene encoding transcription antitermination factor NusB: MQARHIARELVLLSISQLPVKPENLITKTIDDMVIAAVRSLTEEVKELIMTASDELQRGQDMLFSSETRAADLATAQVMVKDAIALTQTAINRAGLALEFPELIQTARQQEVRAYVIQILQTIYEQRSHIDKLITGALVDWQLNRLSQVDQHILRIATAEIAYLQVPKAIAVNEAVELAKRYSSQDGYRFINGVLRNINPIPNN, translated from the coding sequence ATGCAAGCCCGTCATATTGCCCGTGAACTCGTCCTCTTAAGTATCAGCCAACTGCCTGTTAAACCTGAAAACCTAATTACCAAAACGATTGATGACATGGTAATTGCGGCTGTGCGATCGCTAACTGAGGAAGTTAAAGAACTAATCATGACCGCCAGTGATGAACTGCAAAGGGGACAGGATATGCTGTTTTCCAGTGAAACCCGTGCTGCGGATTTAGCTACTGCCCAAGTGATGGTCAAAGATGCGATCGCCTTAACTCAAACTGCCATTAATCGCGCAGGATTAGCTTTAGAATTTCCTGAATTAATTCAAACTGCCCGCCAACAAGAGGTGAGAGCCTATGTCATTCAAATTCTCCAAACTATCTATGAGCAGCGATCGCATATCGATAAATTAATTACTGGAGCTTTAGTAGATTGGCAGTTAAATCGACTATCCCAAGTTGATCAGCATATTCTCAGAATTGCCACGGCGGAGATTGCCTATCTACAGGTTCCTAAGGCTATAGCTGTGAATGAAGCGGTAGAGCTGGCAAAGCGTTACAGTAGCCAAGATGGTTATCGGTTTATTAATGGAGTCTTGAGAAATATTAATCCTATTCCTAATAATTAG